One Chloroflexota bacterium genomic window, AGCAAGGTTGCCAATCGCATCGGCATAACCAAAGAATGGAAGAATCTGATGAATCGCGCGCGGTTGCATTCCCAAACTCTATTGTAACGCGCGCCAATGTGTGAGCGCCATTTCAAATCGTTCCAGCACCGCGTTCGCGCTGTATTCAGATTGCGCGTATCGCTTGCCATTTTCAGCCAATCGGCGACACAGCGCATCGTCCGTCAAAAGCAAATCGAGCGCGGCTTGGAATTCATCCTCATCGCGGAAATACAATCCACCGTTACTTTGGATCACATTGTACCGCGTCACGTCACAATCCGCGTGGATCAGCGCCGGCGTACCGCTCTGCCATGCTTCCATCATCACAATCGAGAAACTTTCGTTGAGCGAGGGCTGACAGAGCAAGGTCGCCGCCGCATACGCGTCCCATTTGGTTTGCTCGTCCACAAAACCCAAACGCACAATGTCCGGATGGCGCGGAATGTGTGCAGGTCCCCAACCCATGAATACTAACTTGGTCGCGCCGCCGCGCCGGCGTTTGTACTCCAAGAAATAATCGGCGAGTAGCGCGATATTTTTGCCGCGCTCAAAACGACCCGCGTAAAGAATGAATGGCTCGCGCAAATGATAGCGCGCGCTGAATCGTTCCGCATTCGGTTGCGCCGATTCAAGATTCGCGATGACGCCGACCACTCGACCACCAGGATGCGCTCCGTACAGGCGTTGAGCCAAGCGCGATTCGGGGTACGCATTGAACATCACGCCCAGGCAGGCGCGATACATGTCGCGCAGAGGAATCAGACGCGCGTAGATTTCGTCGTGGAGAAACGTCCAGAGGATCGAACGCTCCGGGTAGATCGCTGATCCGTAGCAGGTCGTGCCAAAGAGATAAGGTCCAAAGATCAGAAAATCAAACGACCGTCCGCGCGCTTCAAGATACGCGTACAGTTCTGGACTGTGCGCGCTCTGGCTGACCCATTCATACTGTTCGTCCGGCGAAAGTGTTTGCTGGTGCATCAAACGCAAATGCACCGCTTCGTAACGCGCCGCATCGCGTAGTTCGTGCGCAATGGGAAATCGGTTGACCGGCACGTTGTTGATGATCGTTTCACCGGCGGGCAATTCATTCTGCCAGGTCAAATGATCGCGCGCACACGTCGTCAGGATTTCTACATCCGCCAAGCCCGACGCGATCAACTGTTCTGCAAGGATACGAAACGATCTTTCTGCGCCTCCCAAAATATCCCGTCCGTACCGCGGTACGACCAAACCGATTCGCCAGCGCGCCATCGCGTTCAACCTGCCTCACGCGAGTGTTCCAGTTCAGCCACGCGCTCGCGTAACGCGCTCACCTCGTTTTCTAGTTTCTGCGCGCGGGTGTGCGCCAGCTCCAGTCGTTGGACGAGCACGGAGATGACATTCGCTGCCGCTGTGTTATAGACCACCTGTCGCCCTGCCATCTGATTCACGTACTTGACCACGAGGCGATGCAACAAATTTTCCAGACGATAGAAAACAAAGTTGAAAAACGGTATCTGCCGATCGCGCATCGCCAGCGATACCAGGATCGCGTCCGCGCTGGTCTGCAATTGACGCAAATCATAACTGAGATCGGCATCCGATTGATCTGTGGCAACGCGTGGCGCGCGCGCGTCCACCAACGCATCATACTCCAATCCCTGCGCGTTCGCTTGTGCGCGCCGCTCACGAATACGGGCACGTACGCGCTGCATAATCTCTTCGACGTTGATCTCGGCATCGCGAATCTCAATGCCGCGCTGATCATCTGTCATTTGGCGCTCCGTTCCGCGCTGGTTTCCGCATGATCTAGCATCGCGAGCATCGCATCCGCTACGCTTGCCTCATCCATGCTGTCCAATTGCTGAAGACGTGACAAGGCATCAGTTGCGCGCATTAAAGTCGCCAGCCCGCGAAACGTCCGCAAATTGAAAATCGTTTGTTGCCGCAGCACCGGTTCGAGATAGTAGCGCATCACTTGCCTTGCCCAAAAATCCAGGCACGCATCAATCACTCGCCCAACCACCGGGACGTGCGAATTCGAGCGGGGCAATTTCAGCGCAGATTGATTTTCCAAATCTTCGATGTGCGTGTACAACCCGGCGAGATCAATCGTTTCCGGCAACGCGCTTTGCAAAACCGGCAAATACTCCGGCGCAGAAACTTTTTGTTGTGCCAACGCCGACTGTCGCATAATCAGCGCCGCAACGCGCGAATGCGCTAGTTGCCGGAGCGACTGGAGCGATTCGATCACATGCCGGCTCTCGCCGCGCGTGAGCCGCGCGCCCAACGTCGAATCATTTTTGCGCTGGGACGCGATGAGCGGATAAGCGAGC contains:
- a CDS encoding glycosyltransferase family 4 protein; the encoded protein is MARWRIGLVVPRYGRDILGGAERSFRILAEQLIASGLADVEILTTCARDHLTWQNELPAGETIINNVPVNRFPIAHELRDAARYEAVHLRLMHQQTLSPDEQYEWVSQSAHSPELYAYLEARGRSFDFLIFGPYLFGTTCYGSAIYPERSILWTFLHDEIYARLIPLRDMYRACLGVMFNAYPESRLAQRLYGAHPGGRVVGVIANLESAQPNAERFSARYHLREPFILYAGRFERGKNIALLADYFLEYKRRRGGATKLVFMGWGPAHIPRHPDIVRLGFVDEQTKWDAYAAATLLCQPSLNESFSIVMMEAWQSGTPALIHADCDVTRYNVIQSNGGLYFRDEDEFQAALDLLLTDDALCRRLAENGKRYAQSEYSANAVLERFEMALTHWRALQ